One part of the Terriglobia bacterium genome encodes these proteins:
- a CDS encoding MFS transporter, with protein MTRRPWMLVSLLSATATASYLCRVNISVTGALLMNEFSLSQIQMGRIFSAFLLGYALMQIPGGLLADRWGAPRVLAGSALWWVAGTALLSAAGWGPFRGSGAEVITAMLVLRFIIGVGEAPTFPAAAQGVAHWIPMENQGRANGIVIAAIGLGSALAPPALTAIMLRWGWRLALLASALPALLVAVAWRRVREPEFSDLALPFRRSSHRPHGSLRSTSFILLTLSYTLQGYVGYIFVFWFYLYLVQVRHFDLLRSAALSSLPWILSILSIPIGGLISDRLVAGTLGLRWGRRAVPLFGLTFAGIFLALGARTVNAYLAAVSLAFATALVLSVEGPFWATMMEIAGRRSGTAGGVMNMGSNVGGLISPALTPILANRMGWENALYVAAALSVLGALLWFGISPAAARSVQSEASPLPAASEIQP; from the coding sequence ATGACCCGCCGACCCTGGATGCTGGTGTCCCTATTGTCCGCCACGGCGACGGCCAGCTACCTCTGCCGGGTCAATATTTCCGTGACCGGCGCCCTGCTCATGAACGAGTTTTCCCTCTCGCAAATTCAGATGGGCCGGATCTTCAGCGCATTCCTGCTGGGGTACGCGTTGATGCAAATCCCGGGAGGACTCTTAGCGGATCGATGGGGGGCCCCGCGTGTGCTTGCGGGATCGGCCCTCTGGTGGGTCGCGGGCACGGCCCTGCTGTCAGCCGCCGGCTGGGGGCCGTTCAGAGGGAGTGGGGCGGAAGTCATCACGGCCATGCTGGTGTTACGGTTTATCATTGGCGTGGGGGAAGCACCCACCTTTCCCGCGGCGGCGCAAGGAGTCGCTCACTGGATCCCGATGGAAAATCAAGGCCGCGCCAATGGTATTGTGATAGCGGCCATCGGGCTGGGTTCGGCTCTGGCCCCTCCTGCATTGACGGCGATCATGTTGCGCTGGGGATGGCGACTGGCGTTGCTGGCCTCTGCATTGCCCGCCCTGCTTGTCGCTGTGGCCTGGCGGCGTGTACGAGAACCAGAATTTTCGGATCTCGCCCTCCCCTTCCGTAGATCTTCACATCGGCCGCACGGCTCCTTGCGGTCTACCAGTTTTATCCTCCTGACGCTGAGCTACACGCTGCAAGGGTATGTGGGTTATATCTTTGTGTTCTGGTTCTATCTATACCTCGTGCAGGTCCGCCACTTCGACCTACTTCGCAGTGCCGCATTGAGTAGCTTGCCTTGGATCCTCTCCATCCTCTCTATCCCGATCGGAGGGCTGATCTCTGACCGCCTGGTGGCGGGCACGCTGGGCCTTCGATGGGGGCGTCGGGCCGTTCCCCTTTTCGGGCTTACCTTCGCCGGGATCTTTCTTGCCCTGGGGGCGCGGACTGTCAACGCCTACCTTGCCGCTGTGAGTCTGGCCTTCGCGACGGCGCTGGTTCTGAGTGTGGAAGGGCCGTTCTGGGCCACCATGATGGAGATTGCCGGCAGGAGAAGTGGGACCGCAGGGGGGGTGATGAACATGGGGAGCAATGTGGGAGGGCTGATTTCTCCGGCGTTGACCCCAATTCTCGCGAATCGAATGGGGTGGGAGAACGCCCTTTATGTCGCCGCCGCGCTCTCCGTGCTGGGGGCGCTGTTGTGGTTCGGCATCTCTCCCGCGGCCGCCCGCAGCGTTCAGTCCGAGGCTTCCCCCCTGCCGGCCGCTTCCGAGATCCAACCTTAA
- a CDS encoding GNAT family N-acetyltransferase, with translation MNSVTIAPASESDREWCAQLMAGTDPWITLGRGLEECRTVCCHAEYLLFVARAGPERCGFVLLHPRGLASSPYIASIATAGEFRGKGIGSRLLAFAESFVQPRARHIFLCVSSFNTRARALYERQGYTVVGELKDYALQGASELIMDKVLEKS, from the coding sequence ATGAACTCAGTGACTATAGCCCCAGCGAGCGAATCCGATCGCGAGTGGTGTGCGCAATTGATGGCGGGCACCGATCCCTGGATTACCCTCGGCAGGGGTTTGGAAGAGTGTCGAACCGTTTGCTGTCACGCGGAATACCTGCTCTTTGTTGCACGGGCCGGGCCCGAGCGGTGCGGATTTGTTCTCCTCCATCCCCGGGGCTTGGCGAGTTCTCCTTATATCGCTTCCATTGCAACGGCCGGAGAATTTCGCGGGAAGGGAATAGGGAGCCGGCTGCTGGCCTTCGCCGAAAGCTTCGTTCAGCCGCGAGCAAGACACATTTTTCTGTGTGTTTCGTCATTCAACACGCGTGCAAGAGCGTTGTATGAACGGCAAGGTTACACGGTGGTAGGAGAGTTGAAGGACTACGCCCTCCAAGGCGCCTCTGAACTCATCATGGACAAGGTGCTGGAGAAGTCATGA
- a CDS encoding adenosine deaminase, protein MKLTDTLLRAAPKVLLHDHLDGGLRPQTIIEIARQKHYEGLPTFQPGELADWFFRGANRGSLPLYLEGFKHTIAVMQTEEALERVAYEMMEDMHQDGVIYVETRFAPMFHTAGGLHWEEVVSAVLRGLEKGKRDFRVAFGLIICGMRNMKLSLEMAELAVDFRDRGVVGFDLAGEEGGYPPKRHVDAFHYVQRENFSITIHAGEAFGKESIWQAIQWCGAHRIGHATRLVEDMALTDGRVVKLGTLAQYVLDKRIPLEICLSSNVHTGAVPSLQAHPFGIYFKEKFRVTLNTDNRLMSNTTMTKEFSAAVKHFGLGLHDLEKITINSMKSAFIPYNARCRLIYDIIKPGYQRLVKRESKN, encoded by the coding sequence ATGAAGCTGACCGACACCCTTCTTCGAGCCGCCCCGAAAGTGCTTTTGCACGATCACCTCGATGGCGGCTTAAGACCCCAAACTATTATTGAGATCGCACGTCAGAAGCACTACGAGGGGTTGCCGACGTTCCAGCCCGGTGAGTTAGCTGATTGGTTCTTCAGGGGAGCGAATCGGGGGAGCCTTCCGCTGTATCTCGAAGGCTTCAAACACACCATCGCGGTGATGCAAACCGAGGAGGCCCTGGAACGTGTGGCGTACGAGATGATGGAAGACATGCACCAAGACGGGGTCATTTATGTCGAAACGCGTTTTGCCCCGATGTTTCATACGGCCGGCGGGTTGCATTGGGAGGAAGTCGTCAGTGCTGTGCTTCGGGGTCTGGAAAAGGGAAAGCGCGATTTCAGAGTCGCGTTCGGACTGATCATTTGCGGGATGCGGAACATGAAGTTATCCCTTGAGATGGCGGAGCTGGCCGTCGACTTCCGCGACCGCGGAGTGGTCGGGTTCGATCTGGCGGGTGAGGAGGGCGGATATCCACCCAAGCGACATGTCGATGCGTTTCATTACGTCCAGCGCGAGAACTTCAGTATCACAATTCATGCCGGCGAAGCCTTCGGAAAGGAGTCCATCTGGCAGGCGATACAATGGTGCGGCGCGCACCGGATCGGACACGCCACCCGCCTCGTAGAAGACATGGCCCTTACCGATGGTCGAGTGGTCAAACTCGGCACCCTGGCCCAGTATGTCCTGGATAAGCGAATTCCATTGGAAATCTGCTTGTCCAGCAATGTGCACACCGGTGCCGTGCCTTCCCTCCAGGCGCATCCATTCGGAATTTACTTCAAAGAAAAGTTCCGGGTCACCCTGAATACAGATAACCGTTTGATGAGTAATACCACCATGACCAAAGAATTCTCCGCCGCGGTCAAGCACTTTGGCCTGGGCCTTCATGATCTTGAAAAGATCACGATCAACTCCATGAAGAGCGCCTTCATCCCTTACAACGCGAGGTGCCGGCTCATCTACGACATTATCAAACCGGGCTATCAGAGACTCGTGAAGCGTGAGTCAAAAAATTGA
- a CDS encoding response regulator — translation MTTTSLRSPLTEPVLAKSNSLKQRILIVDDDLSIRLLLRARLQAAGFEIQEACDAREALTVLATNSFDLALLDVRMPGMSGLELLPQIIKNYGQTGVVMLTACDDVSLAVQAMQLGAVDYILKSFLSNDIVARVRRAQEQHTQRLNQEQYVQQMEEILKEQTTELRHAFRSLQDASDIALEALVTALDAREHETQAHSKRVGEYTIHLARIMGIDPHLLSDIGRGAMLHDIGKIGVADSILLRPSKLTDENWTEMRKHPQIGCWILRGIDGLKFASEIVLAHHERYDGTGYPRGLKGETIPLGARIFSVVDCLDAMITDRPYRAATNYEAAKEEIIRCSGTQFDPAVVKHFLEVPFDHWEEVRERTLLNNKNLNNPSLLLPNSAGLKFTH, via the coding sequence ATGACAACCACAAGCCTTCGCTCCCCGCTGACCGAGCCGGTCCTAGCCAAGAGCAATTCCCTCAAGCAGCGGATCCTGATCGTCGACGATGATCTCTCGATTCGCTTGCTGCTCCGCGCCAGGCTGCAGGCGGCAGGATTCGAAATCCAGGAAGCGTGTGATGCCCGAGAGGCGCTGACAGTTCTGGCGACGAATTCATTCGATCTCGCGCTCTTAGACGTTCGCATGCCCGGCATGAGCGGTCTCGAATTGCTTCCACAGATCATCAAGAACTACGGCCAGACCGGGGTCGTCATGCTCACGGCGTGCGACGACGTCTCTCTGGCTGTGCAGGCGATGCAACTCGGAGCCGTCGACTACATCCTCAAGTCTTTCCTATCGAATGACATTGTGGCCCGGGTGCGAAGGGCCCAGGAGCAGCACACCCAGAGACTGAATCAAGAACAGTATGTCCAGCAGATGGAGGAAATTCTGAAAGAACAGACGACGGAACTGCGCCACGCCTTCCGGAGCCTGCAGGATGCCTCGGACATCGCCCTCGAAGCACTGGTTACCGCCCTGGATGCGCGGGAGCACGAAACACAGGCCCATTCGAAGCGCGTGGGAGAATACACCATTCACCTCGCTCGGATTATGGGTATTGACCCCCACTTGTTGAGCGACATCGGTCGCGGCGCCATGCTGCACGATATCGGCAAGATTGGGGTCGCAGACAGCATTCTGCTCCGGCCCTCAAAGTTGACCGATGAGAACTGGACGGAGATGCGAAAACACCCGCAAATCGGCTGCTGGATTCTAAGGGGAATTGACGGACTTAAATTTGCCTCTGAAATCGTACTCGCGCACCACGAGAGATATGACGGAACAGGCTATCCGAGAGGCCTTAAGGGGGAAACCATCCCTTTAGGCGCTCGCATTTTCTCAGTGGTGGACTGCCTCGATGCCATGATCACCGATCGACCCTACCGCGCTGCCACCAACTACGAAGCCGCCAAAGAGGAAATCATCCGCTGCTCAGGCACCCAGTTTGATCCCGCAGTCGTGAAACACTTCCTGGAAGTTCCTTTCGACCATTGGGAGGAAGTGCGGGAACGTACGTTACTGAATAACAAGAACCTCAACAACCCTTCCCTTTTACTACCCAATTCAGCGGGTCTTAAGTTTACGCATTGA